The Prionailurus bengalensis isolate Pbe53 chromosome B1, Fcat_Pben_1.1_paternal_pri, whole genome shotgun sequence genomic interval TGGCATCTTAGAAAGTAACTAAACTATAACAATTAAAGGAGGTGATTGTATAAAGGAATTTATACTTAAGCAAacacataggggaaaaaaacataccaACTTGTGTTTAGTATGCAATAATATCAACTACAAGAGCTTACTATTAATTAGGAAAGCCTTACAAGTTTTTGGAAGAACCTTCACATCTTTAACAttacaatatatttaataatggTTCTTTTATTGCTTCTAAGATTATTGAGAAGTCAAATGAAATTATGCTGGATTTATggttcaaaattattttgcaaacacTTAACGATTGTAATTTAGGATAAATAACACTTGAAGAAAGCAAACCTTTTATAATATGACTTTCAATATACAGCCTTACTTTAATTCATTCTCATTCcattacatttttgttattttgcattGGTCCTGAAAATTTAATAAGAACTGTGTTTCTATGTATAGAACTGACTGCATAAGTCCATTTCAGTCTTCATAAAATGGTCACATTAGTGTTTGAGCTTGCAAAACtaataattttcaaacttttgaaCTTAGAATGAAATGTAACTTTAATACGAATAGAAAGTCTGACTATGTACAAGAAAAGGTAAAGTTTTCAATTCTCATATTATCAGAAACATCATAAAGAAAGCTAGATTTATAACACATTTCTATTCCTATGTGTATGTGAAGTATGTACAGTAAAACACCACACAGCTTTCATGTGTCAATAGGGGTAAATGCAAGCAAGAGTGACTTTTAAAGTACCTGATAAAGCAATCTCTATAAAGCCAAAATTAGGCTAAAAAACTGCAAATAGTTGATTGCATCCTTGGAAGAGCTCAAAGAAAATTTCAtcagtttaaaaatagaaagatgtcAAATTCACTGAAAAACTAAGTTGGGTTCTTTCATTAAATCTTGGGAATACTGCAACATCAAATATTTGCTGTTTCTGCAAGAGGAACAAAACTGGCAGCTCCATTTTTACATTATTACTCACATAGGAAAGTTTTAGGAGTGGAGAATTGTAACAAAACATTCCAAATGGACGACCTAAAAATGGAGCAAGGGGTAATGCCCCTCGGCATTATTTCCTCAACAAATACAGAATACAAATTTACCATCAGAATATTAGCTGTGTGTGgtaagagggggaaaaatagataTGGTGTCCCAGTCTGTGGACAAGGACAAAAAGGCTCTGAATAGGTCACCATCTTCAATTCTGGATAAATCTCATATTTAAGAATTCTCAAATGCTTAAAATGGTGGTCTTTTCAGCTACCCATCCTAAGAAGTCAAGTACAAGCATGCAAGTAAATTCACAGGCACAGAGGATCCATGTTAAAAACAGTTAAGGTAGCTGTGATGCAACACCAACAATTTGAATGGCCCTGACACACTCAAAATATTATCTTAATTATTCAACGAAATCCTGAAGCAAACTCTTGCTAGTCTTGGTACACTGCTAAACACTAAAGTAGCATGTTTTTTCCATGGTTTCAGCTTAGCTCAAAGAATTTTTacactattaagaaaaaaattaaagtatttcccctttttaaatttacacagaCGTTTAATTAGCTTTATTTAcagagcagggatttttttttcagtctccaaTGGTGCCTAGATAACATCATTAGGCAAGAATGCCAGTTTAAAAGAAATCTATGCAGAATCCTAAAAATAACAGATGTTGATGCTCCTCAAGAAAGGGCAAGCTTGACTATATCAGCAGCTctttctctatgcctcagttaCTCAGAAGCAATTCTGTTGCAGTCTCTACATCCCATGATTTTGAAGACAAGGCCACTATTACTGCATTCTGTAGAGAAGAAAAGGggacacaaaaaaatcaaatctcaagaaaatatttttaaaatactgaatcatGCACTATCTTTATATTGAGAAATcacatcttgttttctttttttttttaagttgcctgGCATTTGTAGTGCATAAAAAGCTCCTAAACCAATGACTGGAattagcaaagggaaaagaaaaatcactgattaTAATAACAGAAGACAGTTTATCAAAACTAGATTTAGAGAGTATCTTTGAAACACTTTTGTCAGCCAAGGATTTGCAgcaataattttaagtaaatcaataaatatatcaaaataagtaTGCTTTTATATACTTACCCTATCAAAGCCCATAGCAcataagttttctatttttttggtgtATTCTGGACTAGAAACTGGTGCTCCAGCATACACATGTGCCCAAAGTCGAGCTGTCTGTTTGAACATTTCAGGATTTTGTTTGTACTATatggagaaaaaaaccaaatgacATGACAATACAGTAGTAGTATTCAATACTTAATTGCCTAAgaacttgtttcttttcttttttttaagtttacttactttgagagagagagcacatgcacaaacaggggaagggcaaagagagaatcccaagcaaactctgcactgccagtgtaagcccaatgtggagcttgaacccatgaacctccagatgatgaccagagccgaagttggacgtgaAGTGTCAAACATTATACAACTAAACAGAATTATTTGCTTCTAAAACTAGGTGGACATTCACTAATAAACGTAACTGACCTTTGTACTAACCACAGTTCATGACAGAATACAACTAGACTTCACTGTTTTGCTAGAGCTGTATTAACATACAGTGATTTAAGGATATGCCATGTGCAatacctgtttgtttttttaaagattttattttggggacacctggctgggtcagttggagagcatgggactcttgatcatggggttgagttcaagccccatgttgggcatggaaactacttaaaggaaaaaaaaaagattttatttttaagtaacctctacacccaacttggggctcgaatttacaaccatgaggtcaagagttgcatgttccaccgaacgagccaggcaggtgccctgaTTTACAGCATGTTTTGAAAGGTTTATGAACTTATCTCTTAAAAGTACcataaagtacttttaaaatgtaatacttCCCATTCTCATTGGAATGAgataaatttattctcaaatactGAGGCCAACATTACTTAACAAGTGAcgtataaatttaaaataactattcaaTTCACtttaatacttcttttaaaagtattgaatattttaagacTGATAAGCTTCTActgtatattaaaatgaaaaacctgGTTTCTACCATGTTAATTCTTAATAAGAGAATAAGTCAAATTATTGAACTGTTTTAGGAACAAGAAGAAAGTGCTTAGACCAACTTCAGGCTTTGAGGCTCAGATCTCCAATAGGAACTCAAAGCTGAGACTCAAGCTATGGTTTTGACTACCCAGAGGGAATGAACAGTGTATATATGTAGCACGTAAAACCCTAATTCTAAGCACTCTGAGACAAACAACAGACGATATTAACAAGTATATACATTAAACAAGGAGTGAACAGCTTTTCAAGGGAAAGGAACAGGTTTTACTAAGAGGAAAGTTTCCTCAGGCAGAGGAAACATGACAAATTGGGGGAAATAACCAGTATAACTGAATGCCATCTTGAAAAGGCAAGGAATCCAAGGAACAGTAAGAATTTAGATGAGATAAGCTGGGTTTGTAGACAGTTCAAGTCATGGAAAAGCTCTGCAAACTAAAGAATCTGGATTTACCAAGTAGGTAATAGCAGAGCTTCCAATAGGTTTTTAGtagtaaagtaaaataagattTGTACTTTACAAAGCTAACTGGTATCAATGTAGAagatgggggaaggaagaggccGAAGAAGGGGTAGGTATAAGAGCAGTCGaatggagatattttttaaaatgtgaactaAGGCAAATCAGAGAAGTATGATGAAAGAGATACTGGGAATGgaatcaacaaaagaaaaggagacagaaagaaattcCAAGTCTGTGATGTGGACATTTAAATTGATGATAGTATAAGGATGGAAAGTTCACAGGATTTAAGATTCTAGGTTCAGTTTTGGGAATACTGTGCTGAGGTATCAGTGAAACATTCATATAGGGCTATCCTGTTTCTGAACAGGCTCTTGGGCTCAGAGAGAGGTCAAAGCCTAAACATTTTCTCAACTTACAGGTGATCATATCAGTATGGATATGATCACCTAAGTTACcatatataatggaaaataaaaggaacagtGTCAAAACCAAGGATCCATATttaagagggaggaaaaagagaaataattgtaGAAACTAAGAAGGAACAACTACAACTACCAAGATGAAGAGAGTGTTGTATCTCAagtcaagagaagaaaaatttttagatggggggaaaaaaaaagctcagtaAATCCTAATGGCTTAGACGTTGGCAAACTTTCTCTAAAGACCagataattatttcaattttcagaCCATACCATCTTTGTTCCAACTGTTCAACTCTGCCATTTTGTGGCTGGAAAGTAAACAAAGGGGTGTggcaataaaacattatttacttGTAATTTACTGTCCTCTGTTAAGATCCTTGGTAACATTTACCATGCCACTTCAGCTATAGCAAGAGCTGGTTAAAGTGATCATCAGGGGAGGGATCATCACTAAACTGAAGGACAGAGATGGATACACACATGATAAAGCATGTACAGTAAATAATCACAGAATCCAGATGTAGGCAGGACTATGGGTGTTCACTGTGTAATTCTTTTCACATTGTGCGTTTGAAAATTTCCactgatgtgtttttttaaaaaagcatctatCACATATCCaattaaattagtattttaaaaatcagtaaattaaGTTTTCACTATTATACCTGAAAAAATAATCTcaccacaagaaagaaaaccattttcaAATTTAGTTTCAATGGAACTATGCTCATGTGTTAACACTGCAAACCACTATGGTAGTAAAGAATTATAGGTAAGTATAAGAAGGTCTTATAAAAGCAGCTACCTTACCTGATTTGCTACTACTGCATCTTGTGGATCATCTGGTTCTGCAGCTGCCAACAGGGCTTGCAATGACAATAATACCGTGCGGAGAGTCATTGCTGCTGCCCTAAAATTCAAACAGGAAAATATTCCAGTTAAGAACACACTGcatgacaaaaacaaaagtggatgtttcctgaataaaatataaaaactggagataaaaataatttagattttatcTTAATCATGTAGCTAAATTGTAGAAATTTATGTATCTACCtaccatatttttcttcttcttgacttTAAAATGAATGGAGTTTATTTGTTAAGACAATTCAAAGCATCCTGAACTggccttccttttcttttgttggcAATATCCTTCTAGTCAACTTTATCCACTGACTTAATTTTCTACCCACTTCTCTACACATGAAGTGATAAACTAGTATGTGTAACTTTCTTTCAATGCCACTCCAAAAACATGTAAGATACCATCAAGCAAATATCCCTTATTTTCAAGAAAGCCTAAAAGCACTCCATAACATTCTGAAACAGACcaagtttacttaaaatatatcacCACTAAATTCATGCttctaaatgtattttgtaagcaagtatttatcttaaaaaatggtATCTACATAACCAGCAAGGATTCTTCGTGTTTCTGTTAAAAAAGCTGTCTGACCGATATAGAAGTattcataaatataataaatgcaacagtgaaatatttaaaaagttgaaggAGCATTAAATAATAAGCCCATTTTAACCACACAAATTAGATCATTCTAATCCAATCTTTTTCAACTGGGTTCCTCATTTTAACCACGAACAGAGAAAATTACCGAGTgactattttctcaattttcccaAGAATAGTACCATCTTTGACTATTACAATAAAGGTTAGTTTATTACCAATAATGGAGGCCTTAACCAACAATAGATGCCTTAAGGCAGTGTATCCCACAAAGTGTAGTTTCACCAACCAGTAGTGTCAACATCACCTGGGAAACttgtaagaaatgaaaattttcagcctcatcccagacctcctgaatcagaaatgCCAGGGTAGGATTAACAAGTACCCCAAGTGATGTTTTTTTAGTTAACatcttaaaacacttttttttttaattaaaagaaattttatttttttattttagagagagagcaagtacacAAGCaagggcgagggagagagaatcccaagctcagtgcagagcctgacatggggctcaatcccacgactctgggatcatgacctgaaccaaaatcaagagtcagatgctcacgtgattgagccactcaggcaccccactccAAGTGATTCAGATGCAACCTAATGTTTGAGAAATACTGTTTTAGAGGATTACAGCCTGAGCTAATTAAGAAGGGCTACTCTAAAccaatataataaaatcaatatcAAAACTGTAgttccatattttatatatgagagaAAAATTGCATCACAAATGAATCATCAAAAATGCTaccagaataaaaatttttatttctcaatctACCTTTTTGAGAAGTTTAATCGGAAAAGGAAGAGACTGGTTATGACACAAAAGTTAGCTGAAATGCTAAACTAGCATTAAAGAGAACaggattttaaaagctttttaaaccACTATATATGGTTATGTAATagaaatttctggggcgcctgggtggcgcagtcggttaagcgtccgacttcagccaggtcacgatctcgcggtccgtgagttcgagccccgcgtgagttcgagccccgcgtcaggctctgggctgatggctccgagcctggagcctgcttccgattctgtgtctccctctctctctgcccctcccccgttcatgctctgtctctctctgtcccaaaaataaataaatgttgaaaaaaaaaaaatttaaaaaaaaaaaaaagaaatttctaattCTGAAACAGGGCTGGAAAAATGGAGATTGTTTTTCTAAACCAAGGTTCTAaacttccagggcacctgggtggctcatcagttaagcatctgactttggcccaggtcatgatctcatggtttttgagtctgagccccgcactgggctctgtactgagagtgcacagcctgcttctgttccccccctcccgcccctccctcccttgcacgtgctctctctcaaaaatagataaacataaaaaaaataataataataaggttcTATATTTCCTAAGAGCTTACAAAAGTTACTTTCAACCAACAGGTACACCATCTTTAGAATGGATATTCTTTTAAGACAGGAATCAAAGCATAAAAATCGGTATTTAGCGCTTAAATGTTCATTCTTGTCCTGCCGTTATCACTGTGACAAGGTGAAATCTTTCTTAATTAGAAGTACactacttttggggcacctgggtggttcagtcagttaagtgtccaagtcttgattttggctcaggtcatccaTCATCTGacagttggtgagactgagccccaagtcaggttttgtgctgacagcttgggattctctctttctccctttctctgcccctccactgctcacacactctgtctcaaagtaaatgaacattaaaaaaaaatacactacttTCATTGTCTATTTgggtaattaaattttttaatgtttatttttgagtgtgtgcacgcacaagtgggggaaaggcagaaagaaggagacagagggtctaaagtgggctccatactgacagaagaggccaatgtgaggcttgaattcatgaacctgtgagatcatgacctgagccaaagttggacacttaactgactaagccatccatgtgcccctcTATTTGGGTAATTTTGAAGAGAATGTTTAAAGGTATGTGAACATCAAAAGCTGCCTATGTGTATCAGCATAAAGCTCACCTCCATCACCTGAAAATCATCCAGAAgagacaaaaatacaaattatcacAGAAATAGGATATATAAAGTTAAGCTGGCTACTCTAATATTCCATTGAACTTATTTAAGCACACCAATGAAAAAATCCATGACATTAAACAAAATCTTaagttacataatttttaattaatataattatttctttcaaggAAAGTTATCTGAATATTAAAGATAAATCTTCAAAGGAATATTTCATACTAAAACAATTATTAAACTCACTATAATTTTAACTtgtaataaaaacatgaaaacatgtaaaataaaagcCGTCTAAATCTCACAAATCATTGGGCAACTGAGTGGCtaagtcaattaagcatccaagtcttgatctcagctcaggtcatgatctcatggttcatgagactgagcccccatATGTCAGCCCctacactaacagtgcagagcctgcctgggattctctctctgcccctaccctgcaagctcgctctctctctctcaaaataaataaataaacttaaaaatctcaCAAATCTTAGCAAAACCTTAATAACATTACATagatagatttatatttttatctcaaggcaataaacatttttctttaaaacttgatgagctcttggggcgcctgggtggcttggttggttaagcatccgacttcagctcaagtcacgatctcctggttcttgagttcgagccccacgttgggctctctgctgtcagcacagagcttcctgcttcagatcctctgtctccctctctctgtgcccccacccccactcttgcaagttttctctctctctcaaaaataaataaatgttaaaaaaaaaaaaaacttgatgaactttcaaaagaatgaatttgggcCCTTGCTTTACaccatatatgaaaattaattcaaaatgtatcaaagaattctgtctccctctctctctctgcccctcccccactcatgctctgtcaaaaataaatttaaaaaaacttaaaaaaaaaatggatcaaagaactaagtataagagctaaaaccatacaacacttagaagaaaacacagggggaaAGCTTCACAATTGGGGTTGAATTTCTTGGATGGGAtatcaaaagcacaggcaacaataGGAAAACTGGAGAAACTGGTGTAACTACATCAAAGTTAACTGTATAGACAGAAAAACCTGTGCAAAGGATAAAATCAATAGAGtgaaaggcaacccacagaatgagagaaaatatttgcaaatcatatctgataaagggttaatgtttggaatatataaagaattgctgttaacaacaaaaactcaaaaaatcaggacctgaacaaacatttctccacagaagatataaaaattgcttatatgcacatgaaaagatgcttaacatcactaattgtTAAGGAAACCAAACAATGAGACACTacttcacatccattaggatggctactctcaaacaaaacagaaaaataacaattgctggtgaagatgtagagTCACTGGAATCCTTGGGcatagttggtgggaatgcaaaatggagcAACAATTACAAAAAACACTATAGCagttcttcaaaaaacaaaacaaacaaaaaaaaccacctaaacacagaattaccatatgatctaacaaATCCACTTCTAGATACAGAcccaaaataactgaaagcagagacttaGATACTAGTACACTAGTACTTAGATATCTAGATACTAGATACTATGAACTAGTACATGTTCATAACAAgtattactcacaatagccagaAGGCGGAAGTAACTCATTTCCATCAACccatgaatgaagaaaatgtgatatttatctatctatctacacacaatgaaatattattcagccttaaaaagacaAATCAGACCCATGCTACAACATGATGAATCCTGATGACATTAAATTAATAAGTGAAGCcaggaataaaaagacaaatactatgattCATCACCTAGAAAAGCCAAATTCACAGAGACatgaagtagaatggtggttgccataGGCTAGAGCAAGACAGGAATGGGAAATAAGTGTAGaggtgcagagtttcagtttcaAAACAtgaaagggtggggagggggcgtggtAGAAGGATGAAGAGtcaaagcacagaggatttttaggacagtgaaagtACTCAGTATACCacaatgatggatacatgtcatacaCTTCTTCAAATGCACGGAATGGacaacactaagagtgaaccATAATATAAACTATGATTGTGATaggtcaatgtaggttcatcaaccATAACAAATGTTACATTCTGAtggaggatgttgataatgggggaggctatgcatgtgtgggggcagggagtatatgggaaatttctatacctttctttcaattttgctgtgaacctagaactgctctaaaaaaataaagtcttattaaaaaaaaaaaaaacctggggactggggactggtagcacaacaatgtgaatatacttaataatacTCATCTGTATACTTATTTTAAACAGCTAAGATTACCATGTTATAGGTCAATTAAAAACACCAAgacggtaaattttatgtcatatgcATTTTACAgtataaaaacattgtttttgagagagagcgagagcgatagagagagaatgtgtgggaggaggggcagagagggagatagaggatcccaagcaggctctgtgctgttatccgacacagggctcaatctcacaaaccgtgagatcatgacctgggctgagatcaagagttgaaccctCAAGACTGAGCCATGTAGGagcctcaaaaacattttttaaagtgagaagCTCTTTTCTTAGAGAGTCATAAGTCCttaatataaatacttaaaaatacttttcctttatttccactGTCTTTATTGGGAAGACACAAACTACTATAATAGACCTCTGAAATTACCACTTTAAAAACCAGAAACTAAGGACCTAAAGGTGAACATGTTAGAAGGGATAGTTTGCTCtcaatatggaagaaaaaaatcttagactTCATTCATAACAAtcttaaagagaaaacattatgttttctgtatgcttgaaaattttcataataaaatgttgggggaGGTATTTATAAATCATTAAGAATTAAttagctaggggcgcctgggtggctcagtcggttgagcaccaactcttggttttggctcaggtcatgatctcacagttatgtgggtttgagccctgcattgggctctgtacctacttggaattctctctctccctctcgctctcccaCTTGCcaatttgtctgtctctctcaaaataaataaacttaaaaaaaatttttttaattaaaaaaaaaaagaaattagttagctaaaaagaaacctaagtgacacttgaaactaatactgtatgccaactatacttcaatacaaaataaaaattttaatatttatttttgagagagagagagagaaacagagtgtgactgagggagaggcagaaagtgaaagagagagaagacacagattctgaagcgggctctaggccctgagctgtcagcatagagcctgatgtgggccttgaactcacagactgcgagattatgacctgagctgaagtcagatgcttaaccgactaagacacccaggtgcacccctccaataaaaattttttaaaaataaatgatagaggaaaaaaaccactctaaatgtaaagttttaaaaagctagACAAGAAAATTAATGGTAAAGAATGacattgttttaatttagttGTAATAAAATTActatcaaaacaaaacccagtctTCTGGCTCTAAGTACTATAGAAATTATAACATCTTTGATAGTgtaaagaaatacatgaattttTTGACTGCTCTATGTTTAAATCTAAACATAATAATGTGAAAAAAGCATACAACTGAACATACAATCTTTCATTCCATTTATTGTTTTACACAGTACTAACTAAATACACAATGCATTGAGATTTTTAGGATTTAGTATGTAAAAAACAAATCCTAACAAGTAAACAGGATTATGAAATTTAAACTTGTGTCAGCTAATTTTAATAATCAGTGGTTGACATACCTTACAAATCTATCTTAAGTAAATCAATTTTGCTCAGATCACAGAAACACAGTTAAGATGGCTAATTAAATATTCATGCATACAGGgacatatgtaccccaatgtttatagcagcattatcaacaatagccaaagtatggaaagagcccaaatgtccatcgatggatgaatggataaagaagatgtggttatacatacatacatacatacacacacacacacacacacacacacacacacacacacatatatgttatatgtggttatacacacacacacatatacacacatataatggattattactcggcaatcaaaaagaatagaatcttgccatctgtaactaggtggatggaactggagggtattatgctaagtgaaattagagaaagacaaatatcatatgacttcactatatgaggactttaagagacaaaacagatgaacataagggaagggaaacaaaaataatataaaaacagggagggggacaaaacatgagactcttaattatggagaacaaacagagggttactggagggggtgtgggagggggaatgggttaaggggcattaaagaatctactcctgaagtcattgttgcactatatgtatgctaactgatttggatataaattttaaaaattaaataaaatttaaaaatatatattcatgcatACAGAGTAAGGCCTTCAATATGTACAATAGCCATGTGAACTGTCTCTATTGTTGACTGTTATTTTCTATTAAGAGTCTTCCAGAAGACCATCAACATaattgatgtttatttaaaacactgacaACTACTTAAAAATggcaacttttttgttttaattttttattaaagtataataagCAGAGTTATACAGCtagatgaatttttatatatgtatacaacaCCTATGTAATCATCACCTAGATCAAAATATAGAGTACTTCCAGCACTCCAAAA includes:
- the UBE2K gene encoding ubiquitin-conjugating enzyme E2 K, encoding MANIAVQRIKREFKEVLKSEETSKNQIKVDLVDENFTELRGEIAGPPDTPYEGGRYQLEIKIPETYPFNPPKVRFITKIWHPNISSVTGAICLDILKDQWAAAMTLRTVLLSLQALLAAAEPDDPQDAVVANQYKQNPEMFKQTARLWAHVYAGAPVSSPEYTKKIENLCAMGFDRNAVIVALSSKSWDVETATELLLSN